From one Campylobacter suis genomic stretch:
- the tig gene encoding trigger factor, whose product MQITTKAIDSVNSEVVAKVSAQELKVALEKLAKQASKNMKIDGFRKGHVPAAVVMKRYGAELEKDAEQEIFKDILTSALKELNKTNADVIGEPTVDKFERNDNGADVTMTISFKPVVDITGYEAIIPDFSTPRVLKKDIDEKKNEILKMMAPLETVEKKRALKNGDFAKFDFEGFVDGVAFDGGKAEGYVLEIGSGQFIPGFEDGMIGLKPGEEKDIEVTFPAEYGAPNLAGKPAIFKVKLHEIQERKIPETIDENTLKAIMLNEEKPTEELLEERIKEQIRSEKMATLINEDLKPKFAEAVVEKFKFDTPKNIVEQEIDMQFRNAWAGFSEDEMKKFREDRDELMKKREEFRKDAENSVRLTFIIDELARVRDVKVNDQEVIQAIYFEAYRSGRDPKQHLDMYRQQGMLPAIKMSMIEEKLFNEMFNKEEKKSNKKAEKADEKAE is encoded by the coding sequence ATGCAAATCACAACCAAAGCAATCGACAGCGTAAATAGCGAAGTTGTCGCAAAAGTAAGCGCGCAAGAACTAAAAGTAGCGCTTGAAAAACTAGCAAAGCAAGCTAGTAAAAATATGAAAATAGATGGCTTTAGAAAGGGACATGTGCCAGCAGCAGTCGTTATGAAACGATATGGTGCAGAGCTTGAAAAAGATGCAGAACAAGAGATATTTAAAGACATTTTAACAAGTGCTCTAAAAGAGCTTAATAAAACAAATGCTGATGTTATAGGCGAGCCGACAGTGGATAAATTTGAGCGCAATGACAACGGTGCAGATGTGACAATGACCATATCATTTAAGCCAGTTGTTGATATTACTGGATATGAGGCTATTATCCCTGATTTTTCAACACCAAGAGTGCTTAAAAAAGATATTGATGAGAAGAAAAATGAAATTTTAAAAATGATGGCTCCGCTTGAAACTGTCGAGAAAAAACGCGCACTTAAAAATGGCGACTTTGCAAAATTTGACTTTGAGGGCTTTGTAGATGGTGTTGCATTTGATGGTGGCAAAGCTGAAGGATATGTCCTTGAAATCGGCTCAGGACAGTTTATACCAGGCTTTGAAGATGGTATGATAGGGCTAAAACCAGGCGAAGAAAAAGATATAGAAGTTACTTTCCCGGCTGAGTATGGAGCACCGAATTTGGCAGGCAAGCCAGCTATTTTTAAAGTAAAATTACATGAAATTCAAGAGCGAAAAATCCCTGAAACTATCGATGAAAATACATTAAAAGCCATCATGCTAAATGAAGAAAAACCAACAGAAGAGCTACTAGAAGAGCGTATAAAAGAGCAAATTCGAAGTGAAAAAATGGCAACATTAATCAACGAAGATCTAAAGCCAAAATTTGCTGAAGCAGTTGTAGAGAAATTTAAATTTGATACACCAAAAAATATAGTCGAGCAAGAGATAGATATGCAGTTTAGAAATGCTTGGGCTGGCTTTAGCGAAGATGAGATGAAGAAATTTAGAGAAGATAGAGATGAGCTTATGAAAAAGCGCGAAGAGTTTCGTAAAGATGCAGAAAATAGCGTTCGTCTAACTTTCATCATCGATGAGCTAGCTCGCGTAAGAGATGTTAAAGTAAATGACCAAGAAGTTATCCAGGCGATATACTTTGAGGCTTACAGAAGCGGTCGTGATCCAAAACAGCACCTTGATATGTACCGCCAACAAGGCATGTTGCCAGCTATTAAGATGTCTATGATTGAGGAAAAATTATTCAACGAGATGTTTAATAAAGAGGAAAAAAAGTCAAACAAAAAAGCTGAAAAAGCCGATGAGAAGGCTGAGTAA
- the clpP gene encoding ATP-dependent Clp endopeptidase proteolytic subunit ClpP has product MGYYVPVVVERTSKGERSYDIYSRLLKDRIIMLSGEIEDGMASAIVAQLLFLEAEDPDKDIYLYINSPGGVVTSGFSIYDTMNYIKPDVCTICIGQAASMGAFLLSSGAKGKRYALTNSRIMIHQPLGGARGQATDIEIHAREILRLKDVLNATLAKNTGQKLAKIVKDTERDNFMSASEAKDYGLIDKILEKSFK; this is encoded by the coding sequence ATGGGATATTATGTTCCTGTTGTAGTTGAGCGCACAAGCAAAGGCGAACGAAGCTATGACATCTACTCACGCCTTTTAAAGGATCGCATTATTATGCTAAGTGGCGAGATTGAGGACGGCATGGCTTCTGCCATTGTCGCCCAGCTACTTTTTTTAGAGGCAGAAGATCCAGATAAAGACATATATCTATACATAAATAGTCCTGGCGGAGTAGTAACAAGCGGCTTTAGCATATACGATACCATGAACTATATAAAGCCTGATGTATGCACGATTTGTATAGGTCAAGCTGCGAGCATGGGGGCATTTCTTCTAAGCTCTGGCGCAAAGGGAAAGCGCTATGCACTCACAAATTCACGCATTATGATACATCAGCCACTAGGTGGCGCTAGAGGTCAGGCAACTGATATAGAGATCCATGCTCGTGAAATTTTGCGCTTAAAAGATGTTTTAAACGCTACATTGGCTAAAAATACTGGTCAAAAACTAGCAAAAATTGTAAAAGACACCGAGCGCGACAACTTTATGAGTGCATCCGAAGCCAAAGACTATGGTCTAATAGATAAAATTTTAGAAAAGAGTTTTAAATAA